The proteins below are encoded in one region of Syntrophotalea carbinolica DSM 2380:
- the rfbC gene encoding dTDP-4-dehydrorhamnose 3,5-epimerase, protein MNKIETELSEVFMIEPKIFGDQRGFFFESFNQKQWQNTTGLSTRFVQDNHSRSARGVLRGLHYQIEQVQAKLVRVIVGEVFDVAVDIRRHSPTFGKWVGVRLSAENKRQLWIPEGFAHGFLVLSEVAEFLYKTTDYYAPEHERAIIWNDPDLAIHWPTDEEPTLSEKDKRALPLNEAELF, encoded by the coding sequence ATGAACAAGATTGAAACGGAACTTTCTGAGGTTTTTATGATCGAACCGAAAATCTTCGGCGATCAGAGGGGTTTCTTCTTCGAAAGCTTCAACCAGAAACAGTGGCAAAACACGACGGGCCTGAGCACCCGGTTCGTCCAGGACAATCATTCCCGATCCGCCAGGGGCGTGTTAAGGGGGCTGCATTACCAGATCGAGCAGGTTCAGGCCAAATTGGTACGCGTCATCGTCGGCGAGGTCTTCGATGTTGCCGTGGACATCCGGCGACACTCCCCAACGTTCGGCAAATGGGTCGGAGTCCGCCTATCCGCCGAAAACAAACGCCAGCTGTGGATTCCTGAAGGCTTTGCGCATGGTTTTCTCGTGCTGTCCGAGGTGGCGGAGTTCCTGTACAAGACCACGGATTATTATGCCCCCGAACATGAAAGAGCCATTATCTGGAACGATCCGGATCTTGCCATTCACTGGCCCACCGACGAAGAACCGACGCTGTCGGAGAAAGACAAAAGGGCTTTACCTTTAAACGAGGCCGAGCTTTTTTAG
- a CDS encoding glycosyltransferase family 4 protein produces the protein MKIAIVRKESGFQRGGAEAYCANLCRCLADMGHQVFLVARECDDNIHPELVHVPVQVRNWSSSARNLSFHRNSQIALKQLNVDRVYALSRTFPADAFRFSDPFHATWLDIRYTARWRNTLERMNPRHRTILALEQEICRTQHTGAIITNSHWVRRQLLDYYNYPGERIHVVYNGVDLDKFTPPSQEAIVNGPLKLLFVANDFVRKGLAFILDALHQLKTAGIACHLAVVGRDNPLPFRKHAEKLGISAAVDFCGASSHTRNSYRAADLLVLPTLSDPFANVCLEALACGLPVMTTTHNGASEILTEEQTGYVLRGDRPLTPQIVTGLVNFSRLSRERRLEMRRLARLCAQGFTITNNTRQTVEVLESANRPQPF, from the coding sequence ATGAAAATTGCCATAGTTCGAAAGGAATCCGGCTTCCAGCGGGGAGGAGCGGAAGCATATTGCGCCAATCTGTGTCGCTGCCTCGCGGACATGGGGCACCAGGTATTTCTGGTAGCTCGCGAATGCGATGATAACATTCATCCCGAATTGGTACACGTCCCCGTACAAGTTCGCAATTGGTCGTCGTCGGCACGCAACCTGTCTTTCCATCGCAACAGCCAAATCGCCCTCAAACAACTCAACGTTGACCGCGTATATGCCCTGAGCCGGACTTTTCCTGCCGACGCGTTCCGCTTCAGCGACCCTTTTCATGCCACATGGCTCGATATCCGCTATACCGCCCGGTGGCGAAACACGCTTGAACGGATGAATCCGCGCCACCGCACCATTCTGGCATTGGAGCAGGAGATCTGCCGCACCCAACATACCGGGGCCATCATCACCAATTCCCATTGGGTTCGCCGACAGTTACTCGATTACTACAACTACCCGGGCGAACGCATTCACGTCGTATACAACGGGGTCGATCTGGATAAATTCACCCCGCCCAGCCAAGAGGCTATCGTCAACGGGCCCTTGAAATTATTGTTCGTAGCCAACGATTTCGTTCGCAAAGGACTTGCCTTCATTCTTGATGCATTGCACCAACTGAAAACAGCCGGCATTGCCTGCCACCTGGCCGTTGTTGGCCGAGACAACCCCCTGCCGTTCCGCAAACACGCAGAAAAACTCGGCATATCCGCAGCTGTCGATTTTTGTGGGGCCAGCAGCCACACCCGGAACAGCTACCGTGCCGCAGACCTGTTGGTACTACCCACCCTAAGCGACCCCTTTGCCAACGTCTGTCTGGAAGCGCTGGCTTGCGGCTTGCCGGTTATGACCACGACCCACAATGGCGCCTCGGAAATACTGACCGAAGAGCAGACCGGATATGTGCTTCGTGGCGACCGTCCCCTTACTCCGCAAATTGTAACGGGACTCGTAAACTTCAGCCGTCTGTCCCGGGAACGGCGGCTGGAAATGCGTCGTCTGGCCAGGCTCTGCGCCCAGGGATTCACCATTACAAACAATACCCGGCAGACCGTCGAGGTTCTGGAATCGGCAAACCGACCTCAGCCATTCTGA
- a CDS encoding class II glutamine amidotransferase: MCRIGAIKSRHYVHPSQALLLMQSQQKGHDNSGFAMVMQDLGGIFENYKHLPTLSLACTDEGLQIAKAIMDARGFRMVHEWEPQTNRQPGLDIQAMPHYVFQTFDYPETYADASQKDKEELLLDTRLELRAGMEEDCKGFAYSFWPDVVTLKEIGDPRDIGTFFNIWEADDKFTAKVITAQCRQNTNYAIVRYAAHPFFIQGYTALANGENTFYQKNKEFQQNLHRGYIGFESDSQCFLYTLHHVHHELGWPLPYYKHVITPLPFEDVVKREDQQQLLALRQSLAHLEINGPNTIIGVLPDNTMFTCCDAKKLRPVVVGRDEDTVVLSSEVCGINEILPNRNWETDIYPNEREIVVIDNNLEVQRWKQ; encoded by the coding sequence ATGTGTCGTATTGGAGCTATTAAAAGCCGCCACTATGTGCACCCCAGCCAAGCCCTTTTGCTCATGCAGTCCCAACAGAAGGGACATGACAATTCCGGCTTCGCCATGGTCATGCAGGACCTTGGGGGCATCTTCGAAAACTACAAGCATCTGCCTACTTTGTCGCTGGCCTGCACGGACGAAGGACTACAGATCGCCAAAGCCATCATGGACGCTCGCGGTTTCCGCATGGTCCACGAATGGGAGCCGCAGACCAACCGGCAGCCGGGTCTGGATATCCAGGCCATGCCGCACTACGTCTTCCAGACCTTTGATTATCCCGAAACCTACGCCGACGCCAGCCAGAAGGACAAAGAGGAACTGCTCCTCGACACCCGCCTGGAACTGCGGGCCGGCATGGAAGAGGATTGCAAAGGCTTCGCCTATTCCTTCTGGCCCGACGTCGTCACCCTGAAGGAAATCGGCGATCCCCGCGACATCGGAACGTTCTTCAATATCTGGGAAGCGGACGACAAGTTCACCGCCAAGGTCATCACTGCCCAGTGCCGGCAGAACACCAACTACGCCATCGTGCGCTATGCCGCGCACCCCTTCTTCATTCAGGGTTATACGGCACTGGCCAACGGCGAAAACACCTTCTATCAGAAAAACAAAGAGTTCCAGCAGAACCTGCATCGCGGATACATCGGCTTCGAGTCCGACTCCCAGTGCTTCCTTTACACTCTGCACCACGTGCATCACGAGCTGGGCTGGCCGCTGCCCTACTACAAACACGTCATCACGCCGCTGCCTTTCGAGGATGTCGTCAAACGGGAAGACCAGCAACAACTGCTGGCCTTGCGTCAGTCCCTGGCGCACCTGGAGATCAACGGTCCCAATACCATCATCGGCGTGTTGCCCGACAACACCATGTTCACCTGCTGCGACGCCAAAAAACTGCGGCCGGTCGTGGTCGGCAGGGATGAAGACACCGTGGTTCTGTCCTCGGAGGTCTGCGGCATCAACGAGATCCTGCCGAACCGCAATTGGGAGACGGATATCTACCCCAATGAGCGTGAAATCGTGGTTATAGACAACAACCTGGAGGTCCAGCGATGGAAACAGTAA